Proteins from a genomic interval of Acetobacterium woodii DSM 1030:
- a CDS encoding MFS transporter → MKRKKRIKNPVKEKIAMKKFMILVAGEFISSIGSGLTDFGLTIYILTLTRSVGATGVFAICAFLPSILLAPVGGVLADRYDRRLMMILGELLSGLALLISLVSVMSLNPSLGVICFSVALSSVFSALTEPAFKATITDLLTEKDFARGSGMVQLATSAKLLIAPAMAGLLLQVTAVSTLIILDMLTFFTTVLIIAFVRKGMMTKPLKDQGLRIGQEMAAGMKVILAKKGIMILIMIMTITTFCLGFVQILSKPLILAIAGETELGIITTVIAIGMMVGSIVVSTIKQPKSYVRMLSVGLFGCGIFFALIGISKNLFLIAGFGFMMFVFMPAIQIAAEVMIRTNLENAVQGRAFGLIGLITQMGYILAFAAAGVLSDAIFEPFMQGNSELAMQIGGMIGCGVGRGNALLIMLTGIGLAVVGIIAASLKAVKNLDKKEVVHETVTGSCPEGF, encoded by the coding sequence ATGAAGCGAAAAAAGCGAATAAAAAATCCGGTAAAAGAGAAAATCGCGATGAAAAAATTTATGATTCTGGTGGCAGGAGAATTTATTTCCAGCATTGGCAGTGGCTTGACCGATTTTGGACTGACCATCTATATCCTGACTTTAACCAGATCGGTGGGAGCAACCGGAGTTTTTGCCATCTGTGCCTTTCTGCCTTCCATTTTGTTGGCACCGGTGGGTGGCGTTTTGGCCGATCGCTATGACCGACGGTTGATGATGATTTTGGGAGAGCTGCTTTCGGGATTGGCCTTGCTGATCAGCCTGGTATCGGTGATGAGTCTTAACCCGTCACTGGGAGTAATTTGTTTTAGCGTTGCTTTAAGTTCGGTTTTTTCAGCGTTGACGGAACCGGCTTTCAAAGCTACCATCACCGACCTATTGACGGAAAAAGATTTTGCCCGGGGTAGTGGGATGGTGCAGCTTGCGACAAGTGCCAAGTTGCTGATTGCACCGGCCATGGCCGGTCTTTTGCTGCAAGTGACAGCAGTGAGTACGTTGATTATTTTGGATATGTTGACCTTTTTCACAACCGTTTTGATTATTGCTTTTGTCAGAAAAGGGATGATGACTAAACCGCTGAAGGATCAAGGCTTGCGGATTGGGCAAGAAATGGCCGCGGGGATGAAGGTGATTTTAGCGAAAAAAGGTATTATGATTTTAATTATGATTATGACCATAACCACATTTTGTCTGGGATTTGTGCAGATATTAAGTAAACCGCTGATTCTGGCCATCGCCGGAGAAACAGAGTTGGGAATCATTACGACGGTTATTGCAATCGGGATGATGGTCGGAAGCATTGTTGTCAGCACCATAAAACAGCCAAAATCGTACGTTCGGATGCTTTCAGTGGGATTGTTTGGTTGTGGCATCTTTTTTGCACTCATTGGCATCAGTAAAAATCTATTTTTAATTGCGGGGTTTGGATTCATGATGTTTGTTTTTATGCCAGCGATTCAGATTGCTGCAGAGGTGATGATTCGAACCAATCTGGAAAATGCTGTGCAGGGAAGAGCTTTTGGATTGATTGGCCTGATTACGCAGATGGGTTATATTTTGGCCTTTGCTGCCGCGGGTGTACTTTCAGATGCCATCTTTGAACCTTTTATGCAGGGTAACAGTGAACTGGCCATGCAAATTGGTGGTATGATTGGTTGTGGGGTGGGACGTGGCAATGCCCTATTGATTATGCTTACTGGAATCGGGTTGGCCGTGGTGGGAATTATTGCGGCATCGCTAAAGGCGGTTAAAAATCTGGACAAGAAGGAGGTTGTTCATGAAACTGTTACTGGATCTTGTCCAGAAGGATTTTAA
- a CDS encoding TetR/AcrR family transcriptional regulator, producing MKTVKEGEVRKREILMVARKLFVTKGYELTSVNDILKIVDIAKGTFYYYFASKEEVLAAIILDIVEEGAKRAEQILKDKSIPLVNRIMMAIMAQSPEFEGSEEIKEEMHKVENAKLEQLYTKTMLKRLTPLLEDAVAEGIEAKIFALDYPRETVESILLLGHMLFDCNIMDWERESYPQKIRGFLANMERMLGTREGQLNDFLQMFA from the coding sequence ATGAAAACAGTTAAAGAAGGGGAGGTCCGAAAGCGGGAAATCCTCATGGTAGCACGGAAGTTATTTGTAACAAAGGGTTATGAGCTGACATCGGTGAATGATATTTTAAAAATAGTGGATATTGCTAAAGGCACCTTTTATTATTATTTTGCATCAAAGGAAGAGGTGCTGGCCGCGATCATTTTGGATATTGTTGAAGAGGGCGCTAAACGGGCTGAGCAGATTCTTAAGGATAAATCGATTCCCTTGGTCAATCGGATCATGATGGCCATTATGGCCCAGTCTCCGGAGTTTGAAGGATCGGAGGAGATTAAAGAAGAGATGCATAAGGTCGAAAATGCCAAGCTGGAACAATTATATACCAAGACCATGCTTAAACGGTTGACACCTTTACTGGAAGATGCGGTTGCCGAAGGGATTGAAGCCAAAATTTTTGCGTTGGATTATCCCAGAGAAACAGTCGAGTCTATTTTACTTCTGGGACACATGCTGTTTGACTGTAACATTATGGACTGGGAAAGGGAATCCTATCCGCAAAAGATACGGGGATTTCTGGCCAATATGGAAAGAATGCTGGGTACTAGAGAAGGTCAACTGAATGATTTTTTACAAATGTTTGCTTAA
- a CDS encoding extracellular solute-binding protein encodes MNRKMLFAAMILIGLFYLAACTATSKEAKLLDPDNPITVSVWNYYNGSTKNEFDTLVSEFNETIGTEKGIVIEAQSYGSVNDLADAVFASANKEIGSMPMPDVFAAYPDNAFRINQISELVSLNDYFSKDELSQIKPEFLSEGQFGSNQNLKILPIAKSTEILYLNKTYWDAFAAETGASLDSLATWEGLVETAKRYYNHTGKSFFSLDANANYMLVSAMELGGNLYTFDGDTTTFNFSKDTAYRIWNNYYVPYINGYFVKSGRFSSDDAKTGNIVAYSGSTAGAAYFPTEIAIADQLVPVELITLPYPIFENTKPYVIQQGAGMCISQSDHAHEYAAAVFLKWFIDSPQNTEFSVSTAYLPVKTAALNKESIFAEMDRENISNPAVKKSITTTMDMLDTYNLYGNRPFNGSYEVRNILEKSLFDRVSNDLLILNQRVANGENATAVIAELSSRDQFLTWYNGLTDEIKTVLEKK; translated from the coding sequence ATGAACCGAAAAATGTTATTTGCTGCTATGATTCTGATCGGATTATTTTATCTGGCTGCCTGCACAGCCACTTCAAAAGAAGCAAAACTGCTCGATCCAGATAATCCAATCACTGTATCCGTATGGAATTATTATAACGGCTCAACTAAAAATGAATTTGATACCTTAGTATCCGAATTTAATGAAACAATCGGAACCGAAAAAGGAATTGTTATTGAAGCTCAAAGTTATGGTAGCGTCAATGATCTTGCTGATGCAGTTTTTGCATCAGCAAATAAAGAAATTGGTTCCATGCCAATGCCTGATGTCTTTGCCGCTTATCCCGACAACGCCTTTCGGATTAATCAAATCTCCGAACTGGTCAGTTTAAACGATTACTTTTCCAAAGATGAATTAAGCCAGATCAAACCAGAATTCTTATCTGAAGGACAATTTGGCAGTAATCAGAATTTAAAAATCCTGCCGATTGCCAAATCTACCGAAATTCTCTATCTCAACAAAACCTATTGGGACGCTTTTGCTGCCGAAACCGGCGCCAGTCTGGATAGCCTTGCCACCTGGGAAGGCCTGGTTGAGACTGCAAAACGCTATTATAACCATACCGGAAAGTCATTTTTCTCGCTCGATGCCAATGCTAACTATATGCTGGTTTCGGCAATGGAACTTGGTGGCAATCTGTATACTTTCGATGGTGATACCACTACCTTTAATTTCAGTAAAGACACCGCTTACCGAATCTGGAATAATTATTATGTTCCTTATATTAACGGTTATTTTGTCAAATCTGGCCGCTTCAGTTCCGACGATGCTAAAACCGGAAATATTGTCGCTTATAGCGGTTCAACCGCCGGCGCGGCTTATTTTCCGACCGAAATCGCGATCGCCGATCAATTGGTTCCAGTTGAGCTGATCACCCTTCCTTATCCCATCTTTGAGAATACCAAACCTTATGTGATCCAACAGGGCGCCGGGATGTGTATTTCACAAAGCGATCACGCTCATGAGTATGCGGCCGCGGTATTTTTAAAATGGTTTATCGATTCACCTCAAAATACTGAATTTTCAGTTTCCACCGCTTATTTACCAGTAAAAACAGCCGCCTTAAATAAAGAAAGCATCTTCGCCGAAATGGATCGCGAAAACATCTCCAACCCGGCGGTAAAAAAATCCATCACCACCACCATGGATATGCTTGACACCTATAACCTCTATGGAAACCGCCCCTTTAACGGTAGTTATGAAGTCCGAAATATCCTAGAAAAAAGCCTCTTTGACCGTGTCAGTAATGATCTTCTGATCCTTAATCAACGCGTCGCAAATGGTGAAAATGCTACCGCTGTCATTGCCGAATTAAGCTCTCGAGATCAGTTTTTAACTTGGTACAATGGATTAACTGACGAAATAAAAACTGTACTCGAAAAAAAATAG
- a CDS encoding diguanylate cyclase domain-containing protein — translation MKFLKLDRQSIVFRLIVLIISMIIGQAVLLSLFLIVGGVLSQAEQNAYNSFSEKVSNRKDYLQREMTSRWTNISPYGKEISLQYNADKNPDQFLSDISTSLITMLRSTQATGVFVILNSATDEKPALYIRDYDPLLNDYTSSDLYYVYGSANLANNLKIPLDQMWKYRIDLSTMNADFYNQPASKVSLSTDPTLLGYWSLPFKLTPRDGPIITYSQPLFDKNNQFIGVIGVELSEQYLSKYLPGTDLQTKDSYGYLLGFRESHSQQLETILLTKSIQERFTHEGEPLNYSSIDADHSIFLLKNSNSQSKLYLAVENLDLYNTNTPFESNQWYLIGIMNESNLLAYVYRIRNILIISFIASVIIGVLCTYFISYRFTKPIAAVARKVKESTAVKAIKLEHIKLSEVDELLDAIQITSNMLLETSGRMSRIVEMVGLPLGVFEYRDDSEAVFFTDQIPILLSLDDTDTEIIMANKTLFIALIDKLLSTPEESEENVYYINQIPEKWLRIKHTQNDHATIGVILDMTDEMSEKKKILVDRDTDPLTGIYNRKAMQLQIEATLANRDLKKVSALLMFDLDNLKFINDTYGHKWGDTYIKHAVRHLSEIEPSRQILGRRSGDEFTLFLYNFNSQEEIRSCLKDFFQNLIDNQLEFPDGIIKPITISAGLTWINETELTYDDYLQQADELLYKAKRNHKGYYCEP, via the coding sequence ATGAAATTTTTAAAATTGGACCGACAATCCATTGTATTTCGACTGATTGTGCTAATTATTTCAATGATTATCGGCCAGGCTGTCCTGTTATCTCTATTTTTGATTGTCGGCGGTGTGCTCAGTCAGGCCGAACAAAATGCCTATAATTCCTTTAGTGAAAAGGTCTCTAACCGTAAAGATTATCTCCAACGGGAAATGACTTCCCGTTGGACAAATATTTCGCCTTATGGCAAAGAAATATCCTTGCAATATAATGCCGATAAAAATCCCGATCAGTTTTTATCGGATATCAGCACTTCATTAATCACCATGCTCAGGTCAACCCAGGCCACCGGTGTATTTGTGATTTTAAATAGTGCAACCGACGAAAAACCGGCCTTATATATTAGAGACTATGATCCGCTGCTTAACGACTATACCAGCAGTGACTTATATTATGTTTATGGCTCTGCCAATCTGGCTAACAATCTAAAAATCCCCTTGGATCAAATGTGGAAATACCGGATTGACCTAAGCACGATGAATGCTGATTTTTATAACCAACCGGCCAGCAAAGTTTCTTTATCAACGGACCCCACGCTTTTAGGTTATTGGAGTTTACCCTTTAAATTAACCCCACGAGATGGCCCGATTATAACCTACTCACAACCCTTATTTGATAAAAACAATCAGTTTATCGGTGTTATTGGCGTCGAACTCTCTGAACAATACTTATCAAAATACTTGCCGGGAACGGACTTACAAACTAAAGATTCCTACGGTTATCTGTTAGGTTTTCGGGAATCCCATTCTCAGCAACTGGAAACCATTTTATTAACAAAATCTATTCAAGAACGTTTTACGCATGAAGGTGAGCCGCTCAATTATTCAAGTATCGACGCTGATCATTCTATTTTTCTACTTAAAAATAGTAATAGCCAATCGAAACTCTATCTGGCCGTGGAAAATTTAGATCTTTATAATACCAATACGCCCTTTGAATCAAACCAATGGTATTTAATTGGGATTATGAATGAATCCAATCTTTTAGCTTATGTTTATCGAATTAGAAATATCCTGATCATTTCCTTTATTGCTTCTGTTATTATCGGAGTTTTATGTACCTATTTTATCAGCTACCGTTTCACCAAACCAATCGCCGCTGTTGCCCGCAAAGTTAAAGAAAGCACCGCAGTCAAGGCGATCAAATTGGAACATATCAAGCTGTCCGAAGTCGATGAATTACTGGATGCCATTCAAATCACCAGCAACATGCTACTGGAAACATCGGGAAGGATGTCCCGAATTGTCGAGATGGTCGGTTTACCGCTTGGGGTCTTTGAATACCGCGATGATTCCGAGGCTGTATTTTTCACTGACCAGATCCCGATCCTGCTATCACTTGATGACACTGATACCGAAATAATTATGGCTAATAAAACGTTATTTATTGCCCTCATTGATAAACTACTCAGTACTCCGGAAGAAAGTGAAGAGAACGTTTATTATATTAACCAGATTCCCGAAAAATGGCTTCGTATCAAACATACTCAAAATGATCACGCTACCATTGGCGTCATCCTTGATATGACTGACGAAATGTCCGAAAAGAAAAAAATATTAGTGGACCGGGATACCGATCCACTTACCGGCATTTATAATCGTAAGGCGATGCAACTGCAAATTGAAGCAACCTTGGCCAATCGTGATCTTAAAAAAGTTTCCGCCTTGCTGATGTTTGATCTTGACAACCTCAAATTTATCAACGACACTTATGGTCATAAATGGGGTGATACCTATATTAAACATGCCGTTAGGCACTTGTCCGAGATTGAACCATCGCGCCAAATTTTAGGTCGGCGTTCCGGTGATGAATTCACTCTGTTCCTTTATAATTTTAACTCACAAGAAGAAATCCGTTCATGCCTAAAGGACTTCTTCCAAAATCTCATCGATAATCAATTGGAATTTCCTGACGGAATAATAAAACCAATTACTATTTCTGCCGGCCTGACTTGGATTAATGAAACCGAACTAACCTATGACGATTATCTGCAACAAGCCGATGAATTGTTGTACAAAGCAAAAAGAAACCATAAAGGTTACTACTGCGAACCATAA
- a CDS encoding GGDEF domain-containing protein, translating to MIAEKINKRNKRIILVLMSLFVFAVVLLANVNKGEDLSIVQKNMFVFLNNWTISDGNDVIKATQLPVEIDVSPGTDYQATTVLPDVDSQMNYLLLRSSMQDMTVYLDDVEVHRYEEPQKEALGIKKPVASTWMMFKLPPDFQGKTLKIVIKSDVAIFSGTINQVRLGESAALIEGIFKHALSGFLVFLFLFVIGLVLSLFALFTKSTKDNRFLYLGLLAIATSIWILSEARIMQFFTGNRYIIGSISYLMVPLMGIFFSLYFKETILSNDRYKRWVQVVAVIYLLGLMTTMLLQIEGISPFIESMKITFGVIFLNIMIFLVIIILEIKKQKNQNAKKFLKYLSVLCISILFEGIVFFNGYFDYTSFFLRIGILAFFGLLLLDSYHYVKKGFESQRERDIFEKLAYKDFLTGANNRAAFERDLDNLMNKTERSFILALLDLNELKYINDHYGHGSGDEAIKNLYTIMNEAFINIGRCYRIGGDEFAILIDNTDDDLVNSSVQQVRNQLKREESRHEYPLDVAIGMELYDQKIWSNKTKFYHHVDQKMYEDKMKRKQMRKTKKTIETS from the coding sequence ATGATAGCAGAAAAAATAAATAAACGAAATAAACGAATCATTTTGGTGTTGATGAGCTTATTTGTCTTTGCTGTTGTGTTGCTGGCGAATGTAAATAAGGGCGAGGATTTAAGTATTGTTCAGAAAAACATGTTTGTTTTTCTGAACAACTGGACAATAAGTGATGGAAATGACGTTATTAAAGCCACGCAATTGCCAGTTGAGATCGATGTATCGCCAGGGACTGACTATCAGGCCACAACTGTTTTGCCGGATGTCGATAGTCAAATGAACTACCTCTTGCTGCGTTCATCGATGCAGGATATGACGGTTTATCTGGATGATGTGGAAGTTCATCGTTATGAAGAACCTCAAAAAGAAGCATTGGGGATAAAAAAGCCGGTGGCAAGTACGTGGATGATGTTTAAATTACCGCCTGATTTTCAAGGGAAAACCCTTAAAATTGTGATAAAAAGTGATGTTGCTATTTTTTCAGGGACGATTAATCAGGTGCGATTGGGAGAATCGGCGGCACTTATTGAGGGCATCTTTAAACATGCATTAAGTGGTTTTCTGGTTTTTCTATTTTTATTTGTCATCGGGCTGGTCTTGAGTCTCTTTGCACTCTTTACCAAAAGCACAAAAGATAATCGCTTTTTATATTTGGGTTTACTGGCAATTGCTACCAGTATCTGGATTTTATCCGAGGCTAGAATTATGCAGTTTTTTACCGGGAACCGTTATATCATCGGTAGTATCAGTTATTTGATGGTGCCATTAATGGGGATCTTTTTTTCGCTTTATTTTAAAGAAACCATTCTTAGCAATGACCGTTATAAACGCTGGGTGCAAGTCGTCGCCGTTATTTATCTGCTTGGTTTAATGACTACGATGTTATTACAAATTGAAGGAATCAGTCCTTTTATTGAATCGATGAAAATTACCTTTGGTGTGATTTTTTTAAATATTATGATATTTTTGGTGATCATCATCTTAGAGATCAAAAAGCAAAAAAATCAAAATGCGAAAAAGTTTTTAAAATATTTAAGTGTCCTGTGTATCAGTATTCTGTTTGAAGGGATTGTTTTTTTTAATGGATATTTTGATTATACGTCGTTTTTTTTAAGAATTGGCATTTTAGCTTTTTTTGGTTTGTTATTGCTGGATTCATATCATTATGTGAAAAAGGGATTCGAAAGCCAACGAGAGCGGGATATTTTTGAAAAATTAGCCTACAAAGATTTTTTAACTGGGGCCAACAACCGAGCGGCTTTTGAACGTGATCTTGACAATTTAATGAACAAAACGGAAAGGTCTTTTATTTTAGCCTTACTGGATTTAAATGAACTAAAATATATTAATGATCATTACGGACATGGATCTGGCGATGAAGCGATAAAAAATCTCTATACTATCATGAACGAAGCATTTATTAACATTGGCCGATGTTATCGCATTGGTGGTGATGAATTTGCGATTTTGATTGATAATACCGATGACGATTTGGTGAATAGCAGTGTTCAACAAGTTAGAAACCAGCTTAAGCGGGAAGAAAGTCGTCACGAATATCCTCTTGATGTTGCGATTGGAATGGAATTATATGATCAAAAAATCTGGTCCAACAAGACAAAATTTTATCATCATGTTGATCAAAAAATGTATGAAGATAAAATGAAAAGAAAACAAATGCGAAAAACGAAGAAGACGATTGAAACGAGTTAA
- a CDS encoding chemotaxis protein CheX, which translates to MTDNLYNPFLEATRNVFELMLDLTEIADGPAENFVCDQELDIVIGVIGDLTGEVIYRFPETTSIAMVKIMSNMEIDTVDDFVTSAISEIANIISGNVLTILAGNDLNCDILPPVLGNLDDAKKYALSTACCIKTREGDICLEIRLNPAGNK; encoded by the coding sequence ATGACTGATAATCTTTATAATCCATTTTTAGAAGCGACTCGCAATGTTTTTGAATTGATGCTTGATCTTACGGAGATTGCTGATGGGCCAGCTGAAAATTTCGTTTGTGATCAAGAGTTGGATATTGTGATTGGCGTGATTGGAGATCTCACGGGAGAAGTGATTTACCGATTTCCGGAAACGACCTCAATCGCGATGGTGAAAATTATGAGTAATATGGAAATCGATACGGTGGATGATTTTGTGACTTCGGCTATTTCGGAGATTGCCAATATTATCAGCGGGAATGTGCTGACCATCTTAGCTGGCAATGATCTTAACTGTGATATCCTGCCACCGGTATTAGGTAATTTAGATGATGCGAAAAAATATGCATTAAGTACCGCATGTTGTATAAAAACCCGCGAGGGTGACATTTGTCTGGAGATCCGATTGAATCCGGCGGGGAATAAATAA
- a CDS encoding bacteriohemerythrin encodes MLWKEKYELGDHLIDTQHKELFQRVEAFMGTLRGSDSWENKVQQVNETLEFMKAYVVEHFRDEEAYQKSIDYPDYEAHKKIHTDMVNYVIQVSDEYERSGFNEQMIQQFGGKLLVWLINHVASEDQRIANYAIERKAKGND; translated from the coding sequence ATGCTTTGGAAAGAAAAATATGAATTGGGTGATCATTTGATTGATACACAGCACAAGGAATTATTTCAGCGGGTTGAAGCCTTTATGGGAACACTACGGGGTTCAGACTCCTGGGAAAATAAGGTTCAGCAGGTGAATGAAACCCTTGAATTTATGAAAGCCTATGTAGTTGAGCATTTTCGCGATGAGGAAGCCTATCAGAAAAGTATCGATTATCCTGATTATGAGGCGCATAAAAAAATACATACCGATATGGTAAATTATGTGATCCAGGTTTCTGACGAATATGAACGCAGCGGTTTTAATGAGCAAATGATACAGCAATTCGGGGGAAAGCTTTTGGTATGGTTGATTAACCATGTTGCATCAGAAGATCAGCGGATTGCAAATTATGCAATTGAAAGAAAGGCAAAAGGCAATGACTGA
- a CDS encoding multidrug effflux MFS transporter has product MDKPNPSLNENTTRQKYLGDRGMLIFLVFLSAFAPLSTDLYLPALPTMTTYFNVPEYLTNLTLILFFIFFSLGILIWGPLSDKYGRRPVLLVGITGYAIASLLCAISGNIYQLIFFRVLQAIGGGSASAVATAIVKDLYKERKREKTLALVQSMVIIIPAVAPVIGALLLTFTSWRGVFIIQGILGIIILLCSIAFQETLENRGTGNILHTLGRLGVVLKNPRFTSLLVIFSLTNIAGLAFISSSSYIYQNDFGVSSQVYSYFFAFNALAMLIGPLIYIKLSNHFKRFSIINLCFGSMVLSGLAVVLVGQLSPWIFALALFPATIASSCSRPPSAYLMLAQQPDDAGSASSLMGSFATIMGSLGMIIISFNMDHLILIIGGLYIILGLLSGILWLAATSSPLLNNIKES; this is encoded by the coding sequence ATGGATAAACCAAACCCATCTTTAAATGAAAATACCACCAGGCAAAAATATCTGGGCGATCGCGGCATGCTGATCTTTTTAGTTTTTTTAAGCGCTTTTGCCCCGTTGTCTACGGATCTCTATTTACCGGCACTGCCAACCATGACCACCTATTTTAATGTCCCAGAGTATTTGACGAATCTTACCCTGATTTTATTTTTCATCTTTTTTAGTTTAGGTATTCTAATCTGGGGGCCGCTGAGTGATAAATATGGCCGTCGTCCTGTTTTATTAGTCGGAATTACTGGCTACGCCATTGCGAGTCTTTTATGCGCTATTTCCGGCAATATTTACCAGCTGATCTTTTTTCGTGTTCTCCAAGCTATTGGTGGCGGTTCGGCCAGTGCTGTTGCTACCGCCATTGTTAAAGACTTATATAAAGAAAGAAAACGGGAAAAAACGTTAGCCCTCGTTCAATCGATGGTCATTATCATCCCGGCTGTCGCTCCCGTTATTGGCGCCCTTTTATTGACGTTTACTTCCTGGCGTGGCGTTTTTATTATTCAAGGCATTCTCGGCATTATTATTCTGCTCTGCTCAATCGCCTTTCAGGAAACCCTGGAAAACCGCGGAACCGGCAATATTTTACATACGCTCGGACGACTGGGGGTCGTTCTTAAAAATCCCCGTTTTACATCATTGCTCGTCATTTTTTCGCTGACGAACATCGCGGGGTTAGCGTTTATTTCGTCGTCTTCCTATATCTATCAAAATGATTTTGGCGTCAGTAGCCAGGTTTATAGTTACTTTTTTGCTTTTAATGCTTTAGCCATGCTTATCGGCCCACTGATTTACATTAAGTTATCGAATCATTTTAAACGTTTTTCAATCATTAACCTCTGTTTTGGCTCAATGGTTTTAAGCGGCCTGGCGGTTGTTTTAGTCGGCCAGCTCAGTCCGTGGATCTTTGCGCTGGCACTGTTTCCTGCTACCATTGCAAGCAGCTGTTCCCGTCCTCCCAGCGCTTATCTGATGTTGGCTCAACAACCGGATGACGCCGGTTCCGCTTCATCGCTGATGGGCTCGTTTGCGACCATCATGGGCAGTCTGGGCATGATCATTATTTCATTTAATATGGATCATCTGATCTTAATCATTGGGGGGCTTTACATTATCTTAGGACTGCTTTCCGGTATATTATGGCTTGCTGCGACGAGTAGCCCCTTACTCAATAACATTAAAGAATCTTAA
- a CDS encoding MFS transporter, translating into MKENQLFNKNFIIIGIGQFISMFGNSMQRFAFSLYILDLTGSAALFALIISIAIIPTIILAPIGGAIADRASKKRIMILLDFCCAAIIGVFSIFIYGNPHQILGIGVLIFVLSTINSIYEPTVRASIPSVIAKEHYTAGNSMVSQISALTMLLGPISAGFLYGFYGLQTILIINMLSFLISAIMELFLTIPFEKTKMESSPLVTYLNDIKATLKFLYYERPLVLSFLFICAGINLFMTPLYTVGVPYVEKITMGISNELYGISEAILGVGMIFGALLSPLIARHNPFEKIHRLFLLMGIGILGMGFCLTPWLMDNSPTPLTAYGFFTFFGFILMFFVANINIQALTFIQLQVPQNQMGKTMALTTALSTVFMPVGQILFGQLYDHLNSELIVIYILVTGLTFGIAKIIHHLNNSYSDVKQA; encoded by the coding sequence ATGAAAGAAAACCAACTATTCAACAAAAACTTTATCATTATCGGTATTGGTCAATTTATCAGCATGTTTGGCAATTCGATGCAACGCTTTGCTTTTTCCTTATATATTCTGGATCTTACCGGATCGGCGGCTTTATTTGCCTTGATCATATCGATCGCTATTATTCCCACCATCATTCTGGCTCCCATTGGCGGAGCGATTGCCGATCGGGCCAGCAAAAAAAGAATTATGATCCTCCTCGATTTTTGCTGTGCGGCAATCATTGGTGTTTTTTCGATTTTTATCTACGGCAATCCTCATCAAATTCTCGGAATAGGCGTTCTCATCTTTGTCCTCTCAACCATTAACAGCATCTATGAGCCAACCGTTCGCGCAAGCATCCCCAGTGTTATTGCCAAAGAACATTATACTGCCGGAAATAGTATGGTCAGTCAGATCAGTGCTCTAACCATGCTACTCGGTCCAATTTCGGCAGGTTTCTTATATGGTTTCTACGGTCTGCAAACTATTTTAATTATTAACATGCTCAGTTTTTTAATTTCCGCAATTATGGAACTATTTTTAACCATCCCTTTTGAAAAAACGAAAATGGAATCGTCTCCGCTCGTTACCTACCTAAACGATATCAAAGCAACCCTCAAATTTCTGTATTATGAGCGACCGCTCGTTTTATCGTTTCTTTTCATCTGCGCCGGAATCAATCTTTTTATGACCCCGCTTTACACTGTAGGCGTTCCCTATGTTGAAAAAATCACGATGGGGATCTCTAATGAGCTTTATGGCATCTCGGAAGCCATATTGGGGGTTGGTATGATTTTTGGTGCGCTTTTATCGCCGCTGATTGCTCGCCACAACCCTTTTGAAAAAATCCACCGACTCTTTCTTCTGATGGGAATTGGTATCCTGGGCATGGGTTTCTGTTTAACTCCCTGGCTAATGGATAACAGCCCCACCCCTTTGACGGCTTATGGATTTTTTACTTTCTTTGGGTTTATTCTGATGTTTTTTGTCGCCAATATTAACATTCAAGCGTTAACCTTTATTCAATTGCAAGTTCCCCAAAATCAAATGGGCAAAACGATGGCCTTAACCACTGCTTTATCCACCGTTTTCATGCCGGTTGGTCAGATTCTTTTCGGGCAGCTTTATGACCACTTAAACTCAGAATTAATTGTTATTTACATTTTAGTGACCGGCTTAACCTTTGGCATCGCCAAAATCATCCATCATTTAAACAACAGTTACAGTGACGTCAAGCAAGCCTGA